The region gctttgttgaaaaaaaatcagaatgctTGGAATTTTCCTTGTTAGTGGGAACACCTCATGGTCTGCTGGGAACTGCTGTGGTAGGATTTTACCACCTGagtattttattattgtaaCTAAATTACTAGTTGGCTTCCTCTCCTAAATTACAGGAGATTAAATACATACTcctgttttattatttcctatTGCCTTTTATTCACAAACTGATCTTTCAAGCACTTTCAGGTGAAGCTGTAGTTTGCTTCATGTGCATGTACACAGTTCAGTCACTCCTGAAAATATTCTTAAGTCCATGATTTTGAAGTGATTTCACATAGGTACTGAATTGGCAGTGTTGTTCAGGACTAACTTGTTGTGTTGCTAATTGCAGCCTCATAATTACTGCCACGCTTTTATCCTTTAGGTAAGAGGATATGAAGCTTCTTACACTGTGTAGATTTACACACTGCAGACCAAGCCAGTCTTGCTGTCAGTTGTTTCAAGCTGCATACATTATGTATGTAATGGTATGAATATAGAAATATAGCAGGTGTGCTTACGGGTATGCATTTTATTGCATTACAGATGATAGCTGGCACTCCTCTCTGGCCACTGCCAGATTTGGCCAAATCTGAACCAGAGGACAAGGTCAAAGTCATGTACAACTTAAACATAGCTAACTAGGGATGATCAGGTAATGAAAAGTCATTTGAATGTCATAGTCTTACTTCCTTAATCTGTTGGAAATTGTATCAAGACAATTTACTGTCTAACAGTAAAGTAATATTTTAGAGTTAAAAAACATTCCCCTTCTAGAGGGCTGTCCAGATTTCCTCTTTATATGGATGTAAACCCAGAGCTGAAAATTGTGAAACAGCTGAAGTTATTTATGAAACTGTAATTGATGTACATggatataaagaaataaatttgacTGTTTAAGGTAAATTCTATCTGTCTTTAAGGTAAATTCTGATTCATTAGTTGCACAGCAGTTGGGATAAGCCAATGGTGAAAACTATGTTACAATATCATCTCTTATTATTTAGGAAATAGTTCAcctagagaaagaaaactgccACTGCTTAGTGAATTTAGTAGAGATATGTCTAGTGTAACAGCATAAGCTGATACTTTATATTCTTTCTCTTGCTCTATATTACAGAAGTTCTTGCAAGTTAATTAGTCCCcaaggctttttgttttaattaagcactaaattgacatttttttccctgccccaATGGTATCTAAGTTGTCATGACAAGAGTCAGTGTGTCATTGTGAATAATGCACTTGTATTCCTAATGAAGTTTATATTGCAAGCCGAGGATTTTGTACAATCTTTCTGGTCATTTTTATAATAGAGTGGAGTGGTCAAATTCTTATGATGGTGTTCTGGATTGGTCCTGTTCTGGTGAAGTCTAAGTGATTTTTACAATGTTTGAGACTGACTTGCACATTTTCCCTGAATAGCTGTATTAAAAACCACCAATGGCATATTTATGTCAACTCTGATTGTTGTGTCTTAATCTTGGAAACATGGATAGTAATCCTATTGTGCCAGGGTTTCAGTCAGCATTTTGTGTATTAAATAAAAGCTTAACTATAGTAACTTTCTGGGTGGGCTTGTACTGATGCAAAAGCCTCCTGCATTCTTCATCATACTGACTTTCAGGAAGTACCATTATTGGTGACAGGATCTGTTCCTTTCCATTAAGCAAAGTTCTGACATGCAGTTATAGCCCTCTATTGTCAAGTGTAGCTCAGTTCTCTTAATTTTTATAGTATTAGCCAGATAACCTCAGAAGAAGTTGTTAGGCTTGGGAATGCTGATAACTCATTTTTGCAACAATCAGAGACTGAAGGGtgagaggagctgtggcagctggctgggcagggccCGTGGTGgggcagtgacacagggcagtgaGGGCTCTGTGGAACAAGCAGAGTGCAGGGGCTCTACCAGCACAACCACCACCATGGGCACTGGGCATATCTTCACAGGGTGAGTTAGTTTATTATGTGATAAACACCATGTAAAAAACCATGGGCCATAACCACATcatgaatttgtattttataagGTTTCTAgatttttctggggaaaagcagaCTTTTGAATTCTGTAACTTCTGTGATAAAAGATGCATGtataactagaaaaaaaaaaatctatgctTACTTGATTATGAAGGAATAAATACTACTAATTCCAACTGTGTTGatgaacttctttttttctaaaataaggaCTGacatttgcagtatttttagaaGGAACAGGCATACTGTAAGTCTTTCTAAGACTTCTGTAAGACTTCCTACACTGACAGGGCTGCAAAAGCTTAAGCTCCACCTCCATAGCAAGATACTCCAAAAATTGCAAGCCTGGCTTTGGGGACAGCGCTGTAAAAGGAAAACCCAGTTCTAGACAGAATCATCAAAGTTCCATGGTGGATGAGATATATCAGTACCTgagaaggagctgcagaactAACACAGCTTTCAGCAGTGCCACGTTGTTGAAACATTGGTATGTCACACGACCTGCTATGAGAAGCAGAGATTTCTCAAGCTTAGTCCCATGTCATTGCTTAGAATGGGACATTGCATTattgggtgaaaaaaaaaatacttaagcTGTTCTTCAGAACTTCACTGTAGGATTTCACAAATAGAAACTACTTCTTGtactttcctcccttcccttgacaagagaaaaaagaactaTGTCCCTTCCTGGTTTTAGTCAAATCCCTGACCTTTAACTAAACCTTGAGTTTAACCCTGGACTGGGGGTAGTGCTATGTGATACAACAGGCTTTAACTTAGCCGTAACACAAGGCTTGTAGCGctgtattttacatttccttAATTTGTCACACTAGGCATCTAAAATACTGTTACCATAACTTCCAGATAGGTCATAGTCCAGGAGAGCCATAGAATGGGATCACCACTACTTACATTTTTAGGTTCTCGCCAATTTCTTCACGGGGTAAAGGGAGAACGTTGGCATTCCTTAAtgtgcagaggagagaaaatcccaaaagagaaaagcacaacAGTCTTATCCACATTAACATTCTCTTCAAAGTACAGGACTAATACTTAGGCACAGTTGAGGTTGTAGATCCCTGTGAAGTTTTCCTGCCCATAAAGATCATATTCCTTGTACAGTATGTAGTCTTTCAAGCAGTTTGGCAGTGGAAGGAAGGTCATGAAGACAGGACAGCGGAGACGCAGCCGGCCCATGCACGCCCGGATCTTCAGACGGCAAAGGTGCTTCAGAGAGCGAGGATTTGCTAGAAAAGacaagcaaaattaaaatgctaCCAACCAAAAAGGCCCCAATGGCAAACCAccttgtttttattaaaaatgtaagcaGATCCTTACTTAAAACGAAATGGATATCTGGCCAGAGTTCCTGTTCTTTGAGAACTGCTTCGAGCTTCCAGCAGATCTTAACGTGATCAACATAATCTAACATGACTCGCACCACTTTCCCAGACACATGCTTCAGCCAGGCCAAGGTTATCACTTCACAAAACTgatagaaacaaaacatttagtAGGGTAATATTCAATACTGCAGTAAGTGACTTCTGTCTCCGAGGACAAGAACAATTAACTAACTTGAGCAGGGTTTTAGAGGTTGCCACAACTTGCGTAAGCCTCACTAGTAGAATCTAAAAATCTGAGAGATGGTTATTTTGTACTAGATCCAAAAATAAACTTAAGCAGCTGTATATTTGGGAACTTGGTGCTTAAAAAGAAGTGCTACCACTATGTAGAATTTAGACTTGTGTCCCAGTGCTTAAAAGGGAGATCAACCCGCCCTGTGCGTGCATCATTCCGTTATCTTTAGGTTAAAGAAGGGTTTATTAGGTTCAAATGGACTTTACAAATTGCAAAACAATGACACCGATGAGTGTCTCTAGGAACCTCTTTTGGTTTGCTAATTTCTGCTCCGTGCTTATCCCACCAGCTCCCGGGGTCCTTTCAACAGCTTTCCAGTCTTGGTGTTCTTGTACAGGACAATGCAGAGAGCGAGCCTGCAAATCTCTGCTTTCTCAGCATGGACAAGACTGCCCTGGAGAGCCAATTCCATACTGATCATTAGCATATCATCAGCTATATTTTcacaatttaaaattactgtttgcAATCATTTGCTGTCATGAAACAGGCTTTATAGCAACATCTTAAGCTGCACCAAGGGACATTCAGGTTAGacaccaggaaaaaattctgcacTGAAAGAGTGACTGGGCACTGGAATTGTCTGCCCAgtgaggtggtggagtcaccagccctggaggtgttcagaaaaagactggatgtggcactcagtgccagttgatgaggaggtgttaggtcataggttggacttgatctcaaatgtcttttccaacctagttcattctgtgattctgtgatctatTCAATTTTAAAGCCTTGTCTATTCCTCTTTTTATGTGTCAGCTGTCTTCAAAACTTCCTTTTCTGACAGTGCATTAAGCACCTTTCCATTTAGTTTTAGGAAGGACAGTGGTGGTAGGACAGCACCCGAAGCCCTGTAACACACTTACCATGGTGTCCTTGATAACAGTGGAGGTCCAGCCGTCAGTCACGTACTGGGAGTGGGCCCCGCTGCCCCGTGGGCAGTCAAAGCAGCGCTGCACGTCATAGCCGTAGttcagcagcatcctcagcatGACCTCATCTTTGAGGGCGtactgcagagctgaggggaaGTGCGTGGTGTTCACGCGGCAGAAGTAGTTGACGTTGGCCCCATGGCGGAGCAGCAGATTCATCAACTCGTAGTTGCCCATTCTTAAGGCTATTTGGAGGCAGTTGATGGGATCTTGGTTTGTCAGGGCTCCagcattcagcagcagctgtgttgaGCAGATATCCCCGTTGGAAACAGCGAAGTACAGGGCTGATTTCCGGTGGTCGTCGTAGCCTTTGCGAACTCTCTGAGCCAGCATGAAATTGGCATCAAAGCCAGACTGGAGGAGAAACTCAAGGCACTGAGgatgtgctcctgctgctgctgagtgaaCTGGACTTATCCCACTTTCTTTAATGGCAGCAAAATCAGTCACTGGAACTAAATATTTTAGGgctctgaaaaattaaaaccagaaacatcTTAGAATCAAACATTTTGGTTCACCTAACTCATTTCTGAACTTCTCTGTGTTGTTGGGCTTCAGAATTCATCCCGGCTGTTAGAATAGTCTTAATATACCAAATCAGTACCATGGCATGCATTGACTTGAATTGCTAACAATGAAATTGTTCGCCAGGAATGGATACTGACTTTACACCTACTACACATAGAATACTATTATATTATATACTATTATTCATGAACAACCCATTCCTTGCTTCAGGAATTAATGATTCCTTCTCAACAAAAGTTTTTCCTGAATGTTGAAAGCACAGTGTTATTGCTTAACCTATAGGGATCATGGAATTAATACAATATATATTATAACAAATATAACAATtaatatatagaaaatattaatacagaaattaagaatCCTCAGATACTTGTTTCTCATTTGTTAGTTGTGATTTTAGCATAAATATCTTCCAGTAGTCTTACTCTCTTTAAAATAGGGATAACCCTTACTCTCTATTTGTCTATTTAGTACAATTACCATTCACGTTTCTGTGATGGGGTGGAGATAAGACATTGAGAGAGAGTGAGGATGTCCCAAGAACCTCAGCATCAGACTGGACAGTGTTACTATTTGTGACAAATGGGGAAATACTGTAGGGATTGAGATGTACATCCTAAAATCGTGAAGATTTTATCCTGACTGGTCACTTACATTCAGACACAGAACAGACATATCTACACAGTCAAAAAGAATTCCTTGTACAAAACAACAGATTTGCTGCCTGCTTTGAATAAGGTAAAATTAgtaaaatgaatatttctgGTGTCACTATTACTTGATTTTTAAGTGTATTAACTCACAGAAAGTGTCCTCTATACGCAGCTCTGTGGATTGGCAAATGACCCGAGTGCTTTGGTACATTGGCATCAGCCCCATATTCTAGTAAAAGACTCACGGAATCTggatttcctcctcctgctgcttcaaACAATACAGAAGCACAGTCCATTGCCTGTGAAAGAACATCTGCACCTGGGAAGAAGCAGCAAGGATTTTCACAGTAGTCACTGTAAATATCCATCTGTAATTAATATCTCCAACCCCACAGTGATATGGTATTTTGAATTCTATTCTTCACCAATAGAACCACTGTGAGCATAAACCTTCATGTTGGATCTGTGATTTTAGATGTGTTTATGTAATCCTGGGAACAAGAAGGTCCAAATTGCTTTGAATCCAGTCAGAATTGTTCCTAGGACTGGGCCAGCAAAGAGTTTGGTTCTTATTCATCAAAACAATTGCTTTTGGCTTACATACAATACATTTCaattcttttactttaaaaaaaccagacagGTGTAACTGTAAACGTGAGAGAACCCAGTATCCAAACAGTTCATGCAATCCAGTTCCAGGGCTGCTGAACCATCATGTAAAATTCCCCACAAAAAAGTCTTCTCAGGCATGCCCTAAGGTGACCTGTCTACATGAGAAAATGATAGTGCATTTAGAAAACATTACTCAAGCACTTGTAAAAATTACAAGTGCtcactaaaatatttacatattaatatattattttaatattatacaAATTGATATTTATCAGGCCTTCACTACATCACAACAACCCTCAGAGCAGAtagcatttaattttctctagTCAGGTGAGttacttctgctgctgtttttgaAGGGGTatctgaagccttctcttcctaTGAGCTCCTATATAATAAAGTCTCACCTTTTTGCAGTAAGAGCTCCATAATTTCTGTATGTCCCATCTGTGCAGCCAGGGCAAGGGGTGTGAGCCCATATCCACTGCGGGGGTCAGGATCTGCTCCAGAATCCAGGAGAAGCTGCaccagagccttcctgcccagTCTGGCTGCCTCATGCAGAGCAGTTCTCTCATGGACACAGCGCAAATTCACTCTGGCACCAGATCGTAGCAACAAGGAGGCAATGTCATAGGAATCAAGTTTAATTGCTGTAGGACAACAAGCAAGGAATCAGACAGGATGCTGTTCACTGCTATTCTGTGCACAATGGTTGCTGTTACATGGCAGCCCAGGAAAGCTGTTCCTGGCAGTGCTATTTATACAAGGAGAAATGCCACCCTACATTGAAGGGTTTAACTCATCAACAAGTCTCTTCTTTGCTTCCAGGACAGCACTAAGTATACAAATGAATAATTTCGTGGgaatctctttttctctctgtacattttttctctgctgcatttgGTAATGGAACAAAGCTCTCCTTGCCACTAGATGGAGACCACATCCAGGGCCTTGGTGCTCAGGAGCTGCCACCAGACTCTGTTTAATCTCCATAAGAGTCACCATAATGTGAAACAAAGCTCATACTGACTGTTTCATATGCTGCCTTAGCTTAATAAGCCTGAACTCTTAAGTCAGTGAGGatcttaaaagagaaatttgcaTTAGCTCCAGTGGGTGGAATGATTAGGCAATacccttccctccttctccctttgaTCTTCCAGGCTGTGCAGGATAGAGTGTGTCCTTCAGCAGGACAGATTAGGCTGAGCAGCTTCACGTGCCACAGCTGCTTGAACACCAGTGACAGCATTCTGTGATAGAAACTGTGATGTCCCATTATCTGTAacctgcacagctgctttaGATAAATCCCATGCATCCCCTTCTTGGGGGATGGTGCATTTTAATGTCGTGCACTTCAAAAGTATCTAGGAGTTccctacattttttttaagcagatgGCCCTGACTTGAAGCTGCAGCCATTTCACAAGGATGGACTGAGGGTCCTACAGATGATTGGTaggcttttttctcctcctttaacaatagttttgaaaaagaaaacacccttccaatacagaaaaatgtatggGATCATCCAAGAAACTTAGAGTGTTCCTTTAGAATTCCGACAATGAGAACACACTTTACTTTTTTCAGTTAGATTCAGTAAGAATGAAGGCATCATAACCCAGActgagggaagcagaagaaatgaacacagaacacttctggaaaacattttgggAAAATATGGTTCTTTGACAAATCAAGAATTACAGTTCTTGTGCACGATCAAATTAAAGTGGCATTCACACAAAGAGTGTGGGTATGAGACTATACTAGGACTATACTAGGTATGGGGTCTTATTCctaaattacaaaatattaaagagaAGCAAACAGAGAATGTCAGCCTGTCTCCTTCACTTGTCAGCTTTGGACTAATGCCAGCAGTGTCTAAATAGGGACTGTTTAGAGACTTTGCACTCTACATACTGCAGATACATGAGGCTGGTTGGCTACAATTCTTGAAAATTAAAGCCAATTACCACGGGTTTTGCAGTAAGGGAGGCTGATGCAATCAAGGAGATACCATGTGGACAGAGAATATCAATGTTTTATGCCTGCAGACATGAAGAGCAGTGATAGCATGAAGAAGCAGAAGGACTTGTTACCTGGCATCACTGCAGAAATGATGCCAAGCAAAACAGAGGATGACACTCTGCACTTCATGGAGAAAGCTAATTATCATGTGAGAAAAACAGACAGGGACAGACACATTCA is a window of Corvus cornix cornix isolate S_Up_H32 chromosome 12, ASM73873v5, whole genome shotgun sequence DNA encoding:
- the LOC104683268 gene encoding dynein heavy chain 12, axonemal isoform X1, whose translation is MNTSVYMIGDSDEEIPTQRAIQESLQDRYKIETSGSATEIESFQYTASKEHGQIIAAIRTGQEEALKKLVRHSSAFEEADQQGWLPVHEAAAQLNKNILEITLQASRDITWEQTTLKGETPLLVAVRNCFVDNVHFLLLNGCNPNVKNEEGDSPLVIAIKLDSYDIASLLLRSGARVNLRCVHERTALHEAARLGRKALVQLLLDSGADPDPRSGYGLTPLALAAQMGHTEIMELLLQKGADVLSQAMDCASVLFEAAGGGNPDSVSLLLEYGADANVPKHSGHLPIHRAAYRGHFLALKYLVPVTDFAAIKESGISPVHSAAAGAHPQCLEFLLQSGFDANFMLAQRVRKGYDDHRKSALYFAVSNGDICSTQLLLNAGALTNQDPINCLQIALRMGNYELMNLLLRHGANVNYFCRVNTTHFPSALQYALKDEVMLRMLLNYGYDVQRCFDCPRGSGAHSQYVTDGWTSTVIKDTMFCEVITLAWLKHVSGKVVRVMLDYVDHVKICWKLEAVLKEQELWPDIHFVLTNPRSLKHLCRLKIRACMGRLRLRCPVFMTFLPLPNCLKDYILYKEYDLYGQENFTGIYNLNCA
- the LOC104683268 gene encoding dynein heavy chain 12, axonemal isoform X3, with the protein product MFFHRQWTVLLYCLKQQEEEIQIPALKYLVPVTDFAAIKESGISPVHSAAAGAHPQCLEFLLQSGFDANFMLAQRVRKGYDDHRKSALYFAVSNGDICSTQLLLNAGALTNQDPINCLQIALRMGNYELMNLLLRHGANVNYFCRVNTTHFPSALQYALKDEVMLRMLLNYGYDVQRCFDCPRGSGAHSQYVTDGWTSTVIKDTMFCEVITLAWLKHVSGKVVRVMLDYVDHVKICWKLEAVLKEQELWPDIHFVLTNPRSLKHLCRLKIRACMGRLRLRCPVFMTFLPLPNCLKDYILYKEYDLYGQENFTGIYNLNCA
- the LOC104683268 gene encoding dynein heavy chain 12, axonemal isoform X2 — its product is MRELLCMRQPDWAGRLWCSFSWILEQILTPAVDMGSHPLPWLHRWDIQKLWSSYCKKVQMFFHRQWTVLLYCLKQQEEEIQIPALKYLVPVTDFAAIKESGISPVHSAAAGAHPQCLEFLLQSGFDANFMLAQRVRKGYDDHRKSALYFAVSNGDICSTQLLLNAGALTNQDPINCLQIALRMGNYELMNLLLRHGANVNYFCRVNTTHFPSALQYALKDEVMLRMLLNYGYDVQRCFDCPRGSGAHSQYVTDGWTSTVIKDTMFCEVITLAWLKHVSGKVVRVMLDYVDHVKICWKLEAVLKEQELWPDIHFVLTNPRSLKHLCRLKIRACMGRLRLRCPVFMTFLPLPNCLKDYILYKEYDLYGQENFTGIYNLNCA